The Zymobacter palmae DNA window CATCCCAGCGCCAGTGTTCGCTGCCAAGATGCGGCTGATACGGAGTGGTCCGTGATTCGATGCGATTGAAGTAATTGTAGCGATAGAAGGTCTCTAGCCCCTGCGCATCGGTGACCTTGGTGTACCACATGCGGCGGTTGTACTCGAAGCGGGTATCTTCACTGCCATCGTCTAGCCAGTTATGGATACAGCGCGCTTCACGCGCATTGGCGGGTTCACCTTCCGCCTGACCGGGCCACTCCCATTCCAGATGGCATCCCTAGGCTGTTCAGGCATCAACGATGACTATCTAAATACATATATGTTTATATCATTTTTAATAACACTGGTGTTTTTTATATAATCTGCATTCTTGTATAAGATAGATAAAAGCTCCCATGCATCGGGATATTTATTGGAAAACTCTTCAAATCCAATCAGAACGTAACAAATACTACCTTCTTCTGATTTCGAAATCATAGCTCCTCCAATTGAATCATCCAAAGAGTCCCAGTTTTTTTCGAGAACATTCTCTTGACTCAATTCAGTTTCTAATGGGAAACTAATACTTAAACAATTAAATAAATCAACTATTCCATTCACTCCATTCAAATCAATGAGAAAAGAATTATTTCTTAGAGAAAGAATGTTTTTTTCAGATGAGTAACCTCCCCGCTTAAGAAAGCTTTTTTTAACCGTTTCAATATGCTCTTGATCACTCATACACTTCTCCTTTGAAATTGTTAAAATCATATTTCTATAAATGTTTTGTAATGATCTTGGGTATAATATTTCTGCCCTGAATCGTTATTCACTACAACCCGTCGAGGTCCAGGCTTTCCTTGTGGTGTATCCGGCGAGGGAGACACACGATACTCTCTATAAGGAGAGTTTTCATATTTTCCTCCGGGCAAATCGCCCCGTCGGTTCTCGAAATTAATACCCCATCTTTTGGCAGTAGCATCGTTGGGGGTCGCTCCATTATCTATATGGTTGACAGTGCGATCGAGAGCATTTCTCTCTTCAAGAGGCAATTGGGATCTGTCCAGTTTCGGAATATTATCGCCAGTTCCGCTTGGACATTTTTGATTCAGACGTTGCAAACCCAAGGCATCTACCCACTGCACTGGGTTAGGTGCATATTGATAAAGATTAATCCCACCCGCGAGGCTAATCGGGTCTTGGGTCGTAAACCGCCCTACCTGCGGGTCGTAGTACCTAAAGCGGTTGTAGTGTAGCCCCGTTTCAGAGTCGAAGTACTGCCCTTGGAAGCGCAGTGACATCTCAACGTTAGCGGCATTGCCTTCGCTATCAGTGGCCTTTGCCAGCTCACCCCACGCACGGTACTGCCCTACCCACTGCAGATTGCCTTCGCGGTCGGTGAGTTCCTGCGGTGTGCCCAGATGGTCGGTATGAATGTAGTACAGTTGGGGTTCAACTGTTGCTGCGCCTGTCGATACAGCGGATGAGTAGGCGGCTTGGCCAGTGCCTGTCATGCGTTGGGCATGCTGGTCATAGGTCTCAGCCAGCTGTGCCGCGGGTACGAAGCTATCGGGTTCGTACAGCCAGTGGGTGCGCTTAAGTGCACGTGCTGTCAGTGTGTGCACGCGCTGGGCGACTGGCAGCGAGAATTTCTTGCTCGGGTCTTCGGGCTCGAGTTCCGGCTCTTGCGGGTAGGCAAAGGTGTCCCAGAAGTGGAACTCGCCTTCGAACACCTCTTCCGAGGTCAGTAGGTTGGTGTCCCAGCTGAACACGGTGAGCTTAGGTGTGGCCTTGCCGTCTTTGACCAGTTTCCATAGGCGACGCCCAAAGCCGTCGTAGCCGTATTTGGCGTGCATCTCGGGTGGTGTGGTATCACCGGCCGCAGGGGCGCGACGGTAGCGTTTGACCTCAATCAGGCGGTCATCGGCATCATAAAAATATTCGGTGGTATGGCCGCTTGGTTCCGTCTGACGGCGGCGGTTGCCGCGCTCATCGTACTGGTAATGAGTACCCGCATAGCGTTCCAGCAGGTTGCCCATCACTTTGGGCAGCTGGCGGTAGTCGAATTTGACTTCTTCGCGCGCGCCGTCCCAGCGGGTGTTGATCGGCTGGCTGTCGCGGTGCTGCTCGGTATTCTGCAGCAGTTCGGGGTCGATCAGGTTACCCGCCGGGTCAAACGCAAAGGTCTCATTGCCCAGCGGTGTGTTGGCGGCTTTCAAACGACCAATTGGGTCATACTGATAGCGCGTTTCACCCTTGAGCGAGTCGTCAATGCCGTACAGTTCAGAGGTCTGGGTGTAGTGGTACAGGCGCTGCTGTTTAGCATCGTCACCTAGCAGACGCTGCTGACGGGTCAGGCGGCCCATCACATCGTACTGGCGCGTCTGCTGTTGGACGCCATAGTGGCGCGCCGTTTCGCGATGCAGCGCATCGCGCTCGAAATCGAATAGCGGTTGGCGATCAAGCGACATCGCATGCACGTGGCCAGAGCCATAGCGCAGCCATGCCACTTCCTGCCCGTTTGGCAGCGTGGTCGTTTGGCGATTACCCAGCACGTCGTAGGTGTGACGATAGACGCTGCGGTAGTGATAACCGTCCGGCAGGTCAGCGGTCTGTTCTTCAGCGATCAAATTATCCAGCGCGTCATAATGCAGACGTACCGCGCTGTGGCTGTTCTGCACGGAGGTCAGGCGACCCAACATGTCATGCGCGTACCGCGTCTCAACGATGCCGTGACCCTTGCGTTCGATAAGCTTGCGCTTCAGCAGCCCCGTACTGTCACGTTCGTACAGCGTGGCTTGATCGCCCTCGCTGTACGTCAGTAGCATCCCGCCTTCGTCGTACTGGTACTTGCGGGTACGACCGTCGAAGCCCACTTCCTGCTTAAGACGACCGACACCGTCGTAATCGAACGTCCACTGCTCACCGTTCTGGTTGGTCAGGCGTGACAGGCGGCGCAGAGTGTCGTACTGATAGGCCAACCGGAAACCGGCCGCATCGATGCGCTCGACTGGCAGCCCCTTACCGTCGTAGGCGTAGCGGGTTTCTTCGCCTGTCGGGTTAACGTAGCGGGTCAGGTTGCCCTCGCCGTCGTACTCGAACTGCTCAGTGGTGCCATCGGGATAACGCACGACGGTCGGCAGCCCCATCCGGTCGCGCTGGAAATAGATCTTCTGTTTCAGCGCATCGGTTTGCTCGATCAGCTGACCACGATGATCGTAGGTATAGGTAGTCTTCTGGCCTGAACAGTCGGTAGAAGCAACCAGCTGCCCTTGTTCATTCCACTGATAACCGTATTCGTTATTGGCCGGATCGATGACCTTGATCGGCAGCGACTGGTCGTTGTAGCTGAACTGGGTGGTGCGACCCGCAAAGTCTGTGTCCGCTGCAACACGATTTTGACTGTCGTATTGCATTTCGCGCGTACGGCCCATGGGGTCAATCGTTTTGACCTGATGCCCTTTTTCATCGTATTCAAAGGCCATCGTACGTGACATTGGATCGCTAAAGCGGATCAAACGCCCCTTGGCATCGTATTCAAAGGCAAAGGTACGCCCTTCACCATCAATATGGGCCAGCAGGTTACCGTACTCGTCCCAGCGCCAGTGTTCGCTGCCAAGATGCGGCTGATACGGAGTGGTGCGTGACTCAATGCGATTGAAGTAGTTATAGCGATAGAAGGTCTCTAGCCCCTGCGCATCGGTGACCTTGGTGTACCACATGCTGCGGTTATACTCGAAGCGGGTATCTTCACTGCCATCGTCCAGCCAGTTATGGATACAGCGCGCTTCACGCGCATTGGCGGGTTCACCTCCTGCCTGACCGGGCCACTCCCACTCTAGGTGGCACCCCAGACCGTTGCGGTTGGCATAGAACGTCAGCAGGTGCTGTTCATAGCGGTAGGTGCGAGTACGGTCGCGGGCATCGGTCTGCGCGACCAGATCGCGCTGCGTGTCATACACATAGTGCGATAGCACTTCAGGAGCGTGCTCAGCATCCGGAAAATGGCGCTCAATACGTTCGACCAGTCCCTCCGCGTTATACGTCAGGCGCACGTCCATCGCCGCACCGTCAGTAATACGCGTCATCAGCCGCTGAGCGGTGTCATACTCGAAGTGCAGCGCGTTGCCGTCTTGTTCGCGGACCTCGACCAGCCGGAACACATGGCGTCCCGCGGTATTGGCACTGCCCATTCGCACATAGCGCTGGCGATCGTTATAAAGCGTCTCCAACACGATCTCGTGCTCGGAAGGACGTGACAGCGTGATATGCTCCGCGGGTTCATAACGCGACTCGCCCACAGCGAGGGAGGCAAGCGGCACACAGCGGTTTTCATCGTCAATAAAGAACAGCTGCTCGTCGCTCTGCTCGAAGCGTAGATGGTAGGGCGTACTCCAACGCGCACCCAG harbors:
- a CDS encoding RHS repeat-associated core domain-containing protein translates to MTDTPQNDQQSLVSPQQVVNDASAAEENPLKGIDPKLIEQANQRRVMYAPANVEPSQPEVTMEEPKPNENGSNMVHYIMEGAACIPIVGNVIALKDVAFDTYEICKTDEHNQHSNLKNIWLWVTLGVDGIGIIPAAGNASAPIRAVVRHGLWEFARGAGLALLIDKLVEVFSGQIEEFLLKLQSWIEELKSLLVDLIQKLGNSLADFIHSPFNWAKQVKLIEEGWTVWPSDNVKKIAFKGMEKLLDCLDQTLRQSLEQGMRDYSVQGAVMVGDAILKLMPLVIAITDAVLARRHRTKNVQAQSHVTNDGKAHQPAALVEQKGDCTKAPADNHPTPAKDKPGCSTCPKVEAKHRPPPRTQNPIHLVMGDENLWQNDFVVPGLIDLEWTRFYRSSCDMLDDSELGARWSTPYHLRFEQSDEQLFFIDDENRCVPLASLAVGESRYEPAEHITLSRPSEHEIVLETLYNDRQRYVRMGSANTAGRHVFRLVEVREQDGNALHFEYDTAQRLMTRITDGAAMDVRLTYNAEGLVERIERHFPDAEHAPEVLSHYVYDTQRDLVAQTDARDRTRTYRYEQHLLTFYANRNGLGCHLEWEWPGQAGGEPANAREARCIHNWLDDGSEDTRFEYNRSMWYTKVTDAQGLETFYRYNYFNRIESRTTPYQPHLGSEHWRWDEYGNLLAHIDGEGRTFAFEYDAKGRLIRFSDPMSRTMAFEYDEKGHQVKTIDPMGRTREMQYDSQNRVAADTDFAGRTTQFSYNDQSLPIKVIDPANNEYGYQWNEQGQLVASTDCSGQKTTYTYDHRGQLIEQTDALKQKIYFQRDRMGLPTVVRYPDGTTEQFEYDGEGNLTRYVNPTGEETRYAYDGKGLPVERIDAAGFRLAYQYDTLRRLSRLTNQNGEQWTFDYDGVGRLKQEVGFDGRTRKYQYDEGGMLLTYSEGDQATLYERDSTGLLKRKLIERKGHGIVETRYAHDMLGRLTSVQNSHSAVRLHYDALDNLIAEEQTADLPDGYHYRSVYRHTYDVLGNRQTTTLPNGQEVAWLRYGSGHVHAMSLDRQPLFDFERDALHRETARHYGVQQQTRQYDVMGRLTRQQRLLGDDAKQQRLYHYTQTSELYGIDDSLKGETRYQYDPIGRLKAANTPLGNETFAFDPAGNLIDPELLQNTEQHRDSQPINTRWDGAREEVKFDYRQLPKVMGNLLERYAGTHYQYDERGNRRRQTEPSGHTTEYFYDADDRLIEVKRYRRAPAAGDTTPPEMHAKYGYDGFGRRLWKLVKDGKATPKLTVFSWDTNLLTSEEVFEGEFHFWDTFAYPQEPELEPEDPSKKFSLPVAQRVHTLTARALKRTHWLYEPDSFVPAAQLAETYDQHAQRMTGTGQAAYSSAVSTGAATVEPQLYYIHTDHLGTPQELTDREGNLQWVGQYRAWGELAKATDSEGNAANVEMSLRFQGQYFDSETGLHYNRFRYYDPQVGRFTTQDPISLAGGINLYQYAPNPVQWVDALGLQRLNQKCPSGTGDNIPKLDRSQLPLEERNALDRTVNHIDNGATPNDATAKRWGINFENRRGDLPGGKYENSPYREYRVSPSPDTPQGKPGPRRVVVNNDSGQKYYTQDHYKTFIEI